The Neovison vison isolate M4711 chromosome 13, ASM_NN_V1, whole genome shotgun sequence genome includes a region encoding these proteins:
- the LOC122894590 gene encoding basic salivary proline-rich protein 4-like, which produces MVDASPGTVPPQPGTPATPAGGWRQQPPPWRPQPLPPPQRPAKGSEEAREGGWKGKRAEGLRRLTGELLLPPPGWSAAGSGQEGAGGRRTREQRRRFPQGCGEEEAEIRSVGAGGRVPSPGSRRRRRRGPAGAHPTISHLAAGCPLSAERRPGRSSATSRTRARGLAAADSSRHAPAGTPPGGGGGGGGERVRPGQASRSPPPGSEKSRRTQETGSREAAGERGERTQVPHQPVPTSSSAGQLLTPARGEP; this is translated from the coding sequence ATGGTGGACGCCTCACCCGGAACGGTGCCCCCCCAGCCGGGAACCCCGGCCACCCCCGCAGGGGGGTGGCGGCAACAACCTCCGCCGTGGCGACCCCAGCCTCTTCCTCCGCCTCAGCGCCCAGCCAAGGGATccgaggaggccagggagggtgggtggaaaggaaaaagggCAGAGGGGCTGCGAAGGCTGACTGGAGAGCTGCTCCTCCCGCCACCGGGGTGGAGCGCGGCGGGGTCCGGCCAGGAAGGAGCGGGCGGGCGGAGAACCCGGGAGCAGAGGCGGCGCTTCCCTCAGGGATGCggcgaggaggaagcagagatccGTTCGGTGGGGGCCGGCGGGAGGGTGCCGAGCCCAGGCtccaggcggcggcggcggcgcggtcCTGCCGGAGCCCACCCCACCATCTCCCACCTCGCCGCCGGCTGCCCGCTTAGCGCCGAGAGGCGGCCGGGGCGGTCCTCAGCCACGAGCAGGACCAGGGCGAGGGGCCTCGCGGCGGCGGATTCCTCCAGACACGCTCCAGCCGGGACGCCtccaggagggggaggagggggcggcgGGGAGCGTGTGAGGCCAGGGCAGGCAAGCCGATCTCCCCCACCCGGGTCGGAGAAGAGCAGGCGTACTCAGGAGACAGGGTCCCGGGAGGCAGCGGGAGAGCGAGGAGAGCGGACGCAGGTCCCCCACCAGCCGGTGCCCACCAGCAGCTCGGCGGGCCAGCTCCTCACACCCGCCAGAGGGGAGCCGTGA